Sequence from the Deltaproteobacteria bacterium genome:
TTGGATATTCTAGTGAACAGGTTTTGCTCTGTGGTGGGTTTTAGATAATGACTTGGCCAATGCAATGTTACGCCCTGTTCAACTAGGCTGCTCGCCTCAGGAGATCAAAGAGGTCATCTTACAAATGTTCAGCTATGTGAATACCTGTGGGCAAGTCTGCCCTCAAGACTTTTCGCTCTATGCTTGAAGAAAAGGGCCTGTAGCCTTTGAGGTAATGGAGTGTCCGGTATGGAAATTACGCGCCGGGATTTCATCAAAAGTTCTCTCCTCTTGGGCAGCTCGCTGCTCCTTTCTCCCCTCTCCCTTCATGCCGAACAGAAAAGGGGAGAGCGATGGTATCCAGCTTATGAGAGACTGGAGCAAGAGGGTAAATTGGCTCAGCAGGTCGAGGAAGCCTATGCCATCTTCGAGCATTGCCAGCTGTGTCCCCGGCGGTGTGGGGTGAATCGGCAAAAAGGCGAAAGAGGGTTCTGCCGGGCTCCGGTCAGACCCGTGATTTTCAGCGCTCACCCCCATTTTGGCGAAGAGATATCGTTGGTGGGCCAACATGGGTCTGGCACCATCTTCTTCTCCAACTGCAATCTCCGCTGTGTCTTCTGCCAGAACTGGCCCATCTCCATTGAGGGAAGAGGTAAGGAAGTTCAAGATGAAGATCTGGCGGATATGATGCTCTACCTCCAGAAGATCGGCTGCCATAACATCAACTTAGTCACGCCCACCCACGTCATACCCAACATCCTCAATGCCACGCGGATTGCCTTGAAGAAAGGGCTGCGTCTTCCCTTGGTTTACAATACCAGCGGTTACGAGAGCTTAGAGATAGTGAAGATCTTAGATGGCATCGTGGATATCTATATGCCGGATATGAAATATATGGATGCTGATCAGGCGGCGAAATATTTAGGCGGGGCTTCGGACTATCCTGAAGTAACGAAGAAAGCGATCATCGAAATGAACCGGCAGGTCGGAGAACTTCTGATCGATGAGCGAGGAATTGCCCTTCGCGGGCTGATGATCCGACACCTAGTAATGCCCAACCGGGTGGCCGGGACGGAGAAATTCGTCAAGTGGGTGGCCCAGAACCTTCCCAAATCCACCTACGTGAACATCATGCCTCAATACCGTGTGGAATACAAAGCCTTTGAATATCCAAAAATCTCCCGTGGGATCACCGTGCATGAATTCTTGGAGGCAATGGACTGGGCTGAACAATACGGCCTGACCAACCTTGACCCCAAATCTGTGGCGGTCAGGGACTTTTACCGTCACCGCCGATCAAGCTGAATTCCTCACGCCCAAATGCCGGGTATAGGCTTTCCACAATAATCGCATTTGCCTCCCTTCAAGTGCATCTCTCCAATCATGTATCCCGTTCGTTGGATTACCATCTTCTTGCACCTGGGGCAGAAGGTGTTCTCACCCTCGTGGCCCGGTACGTTCC
This genomic interval carries:
- a CDS encoding radical SAM protein, coding for MEITRRDFIKSSLLLGSSLLLSPLSLHAEQKRGERWYPAYERLEQEGKLAQQVEEAYAIFEHCQLCPRRCGVNRQKGERGFCRAPVRPVIFSAHPHFGEEISLVGQHGSGTIFFSNCNLRCVFCQNWPISIEGRGKEVQDEDLADMMLYLQKIGCHNINLVTPTHVIPNILNATRIALKKGLRLPLVYNTSGYESLEIVKILDGIVDIYMPDMKYMDADQAAKYLGGASDYPEVTKKAIIEMNRQVGELLIDERGIALRGLMIRHLVMPNRVAGTEKFVKWVAQNLPKSTYVNIMPQYRVEYKAFEYPKISRGITVHEFLEAMDWAEQYGLTNLDPKSVAVRDFYRHRRSS